One region of Microscilla marina ATCC 23134 genomic DNA includes:
- the dptG gene encoding DNA phosphorothioation-dependent restriction protein DptG, which yields MLIPALLIKYYYFNYLKQLTLSLNHFFDDFNQSIFFTLEWETLSKSRISHQNGWSLFESKARNIFSFVNFFELISYIEYKGESFFKGNFQQIKVKIEALDSAEQTELTQKLEEITQFYQQKMEAHMDKPFRPGSSWADFEQTYQPRYSLADAPVHHHLHKLWTAIDYQFIHSERDSPYSRYQAWITEFCKLNFVRNRGRLGQSLSLDQHTLLFITKLCLGKHPKIRLKNLWVEYNKRGLFFDPSSQKEIVKLFEKINLLEKKSDSGDAQYVKTIQ from the coding sequence TTGCTTATTCCTGCTTTGCTCATTAAGTATTACTACTTTAACTATTTAAAGCAGCTCACGCTCAGCCTAAATCATTTTTTTGATGACTTTAATCAAAGTATATTTTTTACTTTGGAATGGGAAACCTTATCTAAGTCTAGAATAAGCCATCAAAATGGCTGGAGTTTATTTGAAAGCAAGGCTCGTAATATCTTTTCCTTTGTAAATTTCTTTGAGCTTATTAGTTATATTGAATACAAAGGGGAATCATTTTTTAAAGGCAACTTTCAGCAGATAAAAGTTAAAATAGAAGCACTTGATTCCGCTGAACAAACAGAACTTACCCAGAAGCTTGAAGAAATCACCCAATTCTATCAACAAAAAATGGAAGCCCATATGGATAAACCTTTTAGACCAGGGAGCAGTTGGGCAGATTTTGAACAAACATACCAGCCTCGTTATAGCCTGGCTGATGCACCTGTACACCATCACCTCCATAAGTTATGGACAGCCATTGACTATCAATTTATCCATAGTGAAAGGGATAGTCCTTATAGTAGGTATCAAGCTTGGATCACAGAATTTTGTAAGCTGAACTTTGTTCGCAACCGTGGGCGTTTGGGGCAGTCCTTAAGCCTTGACCAACACACTTTGTTGTTTATTACTAAACTTTGTCTGGGAAAACATCCAAAAATAAGGCTTAAAAATCTATGGGTTGAATATAATAAGCGAGGACTTTTTTTTGACCCAAGCAGTCAAAAAGAAATTGTTAAGTTGTTTGAAAAAATCAATCTTTTGGAGAAAAAAAGTGACAGTGGGGATGCCCAATATGTAAAGACCATACAATAA
- the dptF gene encoding DNA phosphorothioation-dependent restriction protein DptF, which translates to MHNPKEHQCLKPILGNLQEASREAVVDGSQVLPENGFKEYFHVKRPIQEELETIIKTANKGKQLVLVCGNVGDGKSHLLSLLHQQCPDAMKNFTVHNDATESDNPKETYLDTLEKSLHNFKDENLQDQVMDKIILAVNLGTLTNFLAERGTNFGQLQAYVKQNNILDTDTEKDTKKVSDVFSHVNFADYHLYELTEQGANSEVILSLFKRLTQNTPTNPVWASYQNHCVSCELAEKCPIKFNYEFVMEKQVQEKLTHLLIKCIVQYKHLISVRALLNFLHDLVVPLELAPLSTAEVYTKVKRYQVKTFINNIHPNYLFEHPDLSAIYKHLHLLDPVNERKEDLDQTIIQLITTDKVKDTFEREAGLPKENSFFHRFLTEGFQDKTHKKSNYTLLINLFTRWHYFKTNQQNEVLGNQIYQKYLQSLYYFNSEATPESAPYQQLYKDIKEAIYRWNGNAFQADMVNVFIGHKQDTYRKSAS; encoded by the coding sequence ATGCACAACCCTAAAGAACATCAGTGCCTAAAGCCTATCTTGGGAAATCTACAAGAAGCTTCACGCGAAGCTGTTGTAGATGGTTCTCAGGTATTACCAGAAAATGGCTTTAAAGAATATTTTCACGTCAAACGCCCCATTCAAGAAGAACTTGAAACAATTATTAAAACTGCCAACAAGGGTAAACAACTTGTACTAGTTTGTGGCAATGTAGGAGATGGCAAATCTCACTTGCTATCACTATTGCATCAACAGTGTCCAGATGCAATGAAAAACTTTACTGTACATAATGATGCTACAGAAAGCGATAACCCTAAGGAAACCTATCTGGATACTCTAGAAAAATCACTGCATAACTTCAAAGATGAAAACTTACAAGACCAAGTCATGGATAAAATCATCTTGGCGGTTAACCTTGGAACTTTGACAAACTTTCTTGCCGAAAGAGGAACCAACTTTGGACAACTACAAGCATACGTAAAACAAAATAATATACTGGATACTGATACCGAGAAAGACACTAAGAAAGTTTCGGATGTGTTTTCTCATGTAAACTTTGCAGACTACCACCTATATGAACTGACCGAGCAAGGAGCCAACTCTGAGGTTATTTTATCTCTGTTCAAACGACTTACTCAGAACACCCCCACCAACCCTGTTTGGGCAAGTTATCAAAACCACTGTGTGAGCTGTGAACTAGCTGAAAAATGTCCTATCAAGTTCAATTATGAGTTTGTGATGGAAAAGCAGGTACAAGAAAAACTCACTCACTTGCTTATCAAATGTATTGTGCAATACAAACACTTGATATCGGTAAGGGCACTACTTAATTTTTTACACGACTTAGTTGTTCCGTTAGAGCTTGCCCCACTGAGCACAGCCGAGGTATACACCAAAGTAAAACGTTATCAGGTAAAAACGTTTATCAATAATATACATCCCAACTACTTGTTTGAACATCCAGACTTATCAGCCATTTACAAACATTTACACTTGCTTGACCCAGTAAATGAACGTAAAGAAGACTTGGATCAAACCATTATTCAACTAATTACAACAGACAAAGTAAAAGATACATTTGAAAGAGAGGCAGGCTTGCCTAAGGAAAACTCTTTTTTTCATAGATTTTTAACTGAGGGGTTTCAAGATAAAACGCACAAAAAAAGTAATTACACGCTACTTATTAATCTTTTTACTCGTTGGCATTACTTCAAGACCAATCAGCAAAATGAGGTATTGGGAAATCAAATATATCAAAAATACTTACAAAGCCTTTATTACTTTAATAGTGAGGCTACCCCAGAAAGTGCTCCCTACCAACAACTATATAAAGACATAAAAGAAGCTATTTATAGGTGGAACGGCAATGCTTTTCAAGCAGACATGGTCAATGTATTTATTGGTCATAAACAAGATACATATAGAAAGTCAGCGTCTTAG
- a CDS encoding glycine-rich domain-containing protein yields MIEKITHSPNLIYPDTISQDRITFLTKIKRITANIASVDLEMVKMKLQDSDEGLGWTFDQCEEAEIEYKRFLNLCLKYGKGIVPNKVMDQMWHYHILDTLAYHQDCEKVFGGYMHHYPYFGMRGSQDARNLADAFEKTKDLYLELFDEEMVREDQNKCWHDCQNRCWHACSSK; encoded by the coding sequence ATGATAGAAAAAATAACTCACTCCCCCAATCTAATTTATCCTGATACCATTAGTCAAGATAGAATTACTTTTCTAACTAAAATAAAACGAATCACTGCTAATATTGCCTCGGTTGACTTAGAGATGGTTAAAATGAAACTTCAGGATTCCGATGAAGGTTTAGGTTGGACTTTTGATCAATGTGAAGAGGCTGAGATAGAATACAAAAGGTTTTTAAATCTTTGCCTAAAATATGGTAAAGGCATTGTACCTAATAAAGTTATGGATCAAATGTGGCATTATCATATACTGGATACCCTGGCTTATCATCAGGATTGTGAGAAGGTTTTTGGAGGGTACATGCACCATTACCCCTACTTTGGTATGAGAGGCTCACAAGATGCCCGGAATTTAGCGGATGCTTTTGAAAAAACTAAAGATTTGTATCTTGAGTTATTTGATGAGGAAATGGTTCGGGAGGATCAAAATAAATGCTGGCATGATTGTCAAAACCGTTGTTGGCACGCCTGTTCTTCAAAGTAG